In Streptacidiphilus sp. P02-A3a, the DNA window GATGGGCCAGGAACAGCCGCGAACCCCGTCGGCGGGAGAGCAGCTCGTCCAGGTCGTCCGGGGTGGGCGGGCCGCTGTGGGTCGAGATCCGCTGCTGGTGGTCGGCGTTGGCGAGCAGCCCGAACTCCGGGTTGTTGACCAGCTCGTGCTCCTGACGCTCCCTCAGTGCCTCGATGGTGAGCTTGAGTTGCTGCTCGGTCTGGTCCATCGGCTTGTTGTAGAGGTCGGCGACCCGGGTGTGGACCTGCAGGATGGTCTGGGCGACGCTCAACTCGTATTCGCGCGGCGTCAGTTCGTAGTCCGCGAAGGAGCCGGGCAGTTCCGGCTCGCCGTCGTGCCCGGCGGCCAGGGCGATCTCGGCCTGGCCGTGGGAGTCCTGGTCCTGGTCGGTGGCGGCCTGGTAGGAGTCGACCTGCGCGCGCAGCTGCTCCGAGCGGGCGACCAGGTCGCTGAAGGCGCCGCGGGGAAGCACCAGCAGCGAGCCGGAGGTGGCCGCCCTGGCGGTGTAGTTCCAGGTCAGACCGTCCTCGGTGAGGGTCTCGTCACCGAAGTGGTCGCCGTTGGCCAAGGTGCCCAGCACGGCCTGGTGGTCGCCGAACTTGCCCTCCCCGAGCTTGCGGATCTTGCCGTGGGCGACCACCAGCACCTGGTCGACCGGCGCTCCGCGCTCGACCAGCACCTCGCCCTGCTCGAAGTCGCGCCGGGTGAAGCGCCCGGCCAGCTCGGCGAGCAGCGCCTGGTCCTCGAACCCGCGCAGCACCGGGAGTTCGGCCAGCGTCGGCGGCACGATCCGCACGTCGGCCCCGGCCTGGACGAAGCTGAGCCGCCCCTGCCCGGTGGTGTAGGTCAGCCGCCGGTTCACCCGGTAGGTGCCGCCGGAGACCTGCACCCACGGCAGCATCTTGAGCAGCCAGCGCGAGCTGATGCCTTGCATCTGCGGCGGCGTCTTGGTGGTGGTCGCCAGATTCTTTGCTGCGGCCGTAGTCAGTGCGGTCTGTTCCTGGGCCATGTCGCCGACTCCTCTGGAAGACGTGGACTGCCGTGCTGGGAAGGTTTCGGACGCAGGGCGCGACGACTGGACGGCGTATTAGCCGATACCGTCGGCCGCCGTCAACTGACGCCCTGTCATTTCTGGGAAATCAACGAGTATTCCACTGCGAACAACGAGTGAATGCCGTCACTGTGGTATTGGGGCACCGCGCACCGAAAGGGCCGGACGGCGCGGACCGGACAGCGTGCGCCGACAAAGTCCCACCAGTATGCATGGAGTCGCCGATCGAGGACGGCCAAAACCGAACAGGTACGCGTGATGGATCCAACCCCGTTGCCCCCAGTGCCGTCGGAGCCGCTTCCGACCGGGGGAAATTGCTACTGAACCCGTTGCCAACACTGGTTTTTCGAGGGAACTTTCCGGGCGCCGCCGGGGGCAAGTATTGCATGAGTATGCCAACGACGCATTCACTCGATCGAGTGATTGTGTACTGGGCTTATGACCAGCCATATTTCTTTTCGGCGATTCTAGAGCCCATGGGGGAAGGGAACCGGACATGCCCGTTGGGTCCGACGCGGCCGCGCGTCGGCTCCCGCAGACGAAACGTCACCTCTGGCTCCCGCGCGCGGCTGATGGGCCCCGGTACCGCCCGCGCCGCGACCCCGCCCACGCCGCCTGCCCGCCCCCGCTGCCCGCCCGCGCCGTCCGCACCGCCGCCCGCGCCGCCGTCCGCCCGGGGCGGCGGCACGGGTGACCATCGCACGCGAGTCAACAACTCTTCGAGGAGTGGCCGATCATGCACCATCCCGGCGTACCGCGCCGTCAGGCCGCGGCGGTGTGCTCGTGAACGACATCACCGCCCTGCAGCGGA includes these proteins:
- a CDS encoding family 2B encapsulin nanocompartment shell protein, encoding MAQEQTALTTAAAKNLATTTKTPPQMQGISSRWLLKMLPWVQVSGGTYRVNRRLTYTTGQGRLSFVQAGADVRIVPPTLAELPVLRGFEDQALLAELAGRFTRRDFEQGEVLVERGAPVDQVLVVAHGKIRKLGEGKFGDHQAVLGTLANGDHFGDETLTEDGLTWNYTARAATSGSLLVLPRGAFSDLVARSEQLRAQVDSYQAATDQDQDSHGQAEIALAAGHDGEPELPGSFADYELTPREYELSVAQTILQVHTRVADLYNKPMDQTEQQLKLTIEALRERQEHELVNNPEFGLLANADHQQRISTHSGPPTPDDLDELLSRRRGSRLFLAHPRAIAAFARECNKRGLYPESVDVEGHRIPSWRGVPIFPCGKIPVNGGHTSSILVLRTGEDNQGVVGLHQTGLPDEYEPGLSVRFMGINEKAVIQYLVSTYYSAAVLVPDALGVLENVEVAHPRD